ATTGCCCGTGTCTATGGTCTCAAGAACATCCAGGCCGAGGAGATGGTGGAATTCTCCTCCGGTCTTAAGgtttgtacatttttattttacataatctacACCCTATATACCTTTATCCAGCTGTTGGATCAAAAACAGgctgtagaaaaataaaaagagcttttttcatattttcttccTATAGGCATGgcatattaatagatttttgaTTGATATGAATCAGATAATGAATAATGgttgattaaattatatttctctgATTGTTATGTAACTAGATTCTACTCCTTATGAAAAATATCCGttatagttttcttttcaaacatGTTAGTTAGAAGAATCTGTGCATTTATCATGtacattatgttaatgttttaacTATTAATGCACTAATAACTGTACCAAGAAAAAATcaagcaatttaaaattcagATACTGATACTGGAATTGTCTGCATTATGTTGCATAACTTTACTGCATAGCAGGATTCCAGgagtacattttaaaaaccaaaactagAGTATGGAATAGTTCAATGTAGCTGCAAGAAAATGTTCATCACCACAAGCCTGCCATCTCAGCACAGCATTAAGAATTGTGCTAATTTAATCCTCTTTCCTTAGGGTATGGCCCTTAACTTGGAGCCCGACAACGTCGGTGTTGTAGTATTCGGTAACGACAAGCTGATCAAGGAAGGAGACATCGTCAAGCGTACCGGCGCTATCGTCGACGTGCCAGTAGGCGAGCAACTGCTCGGTCGTGTAGTCGACGCTCTGGGTAACGCTATCGACGGCAAGGGACCCATCGACACCAAGTCCCGTATGCGTGTCGGTATCAAGGCCCCCGGTATCATCCCCCGTGTGTCTGTGCGCGAGCCTATGCAGACTGGTGAGTTTTTATTTGCTGCACTTGGATTTTCTTAACTTCAGTTCTTTCTTCTATTATACTTATGTTTCTTAACCTAAGTATAATAGCTGTTAGCTAGCTGGGACACTGAGGACTCCCACTATTAGTAAATACGTAAATGGTTCTAGAGTTTCATTTTATAcatagatacatttttatatttgaaagacATGTCTGTAACATGTGAGTAATTTTAGTCCATCTCAAGTCTTTCGTTTGTGATCGCGATCCCACACTCAAATGTTTACGTAACTCAATTATTctaatttagaagaaaaatcaCCAATTCATATTTTTACCCTCGACTCGATATTTAACAGCCCCATTATACTTTAGGTATCAAGGCCGTCGACTCCCTGGTACCCATCGGTCGTGGTCAGCGTGAGTTGATCATTGGTGACCGTCAGACTGGCAAGACTGCCCTGGCCATCGACACCATCATCAACCAGCAGCGTTTCAACAAGGGCGAGGATGAGAAGAAGAAGCTGTACTGCATCTACGTCGCCATCGGACCAGAAGAGGTCCACCGTCGCCCAGATCGTGAAGAGGCTGACTGATGCTGGTGAGAACTTCAGCTTTTCAATGACAGAATATGTTAGGGAGAATGATAAGTGTTAGGTTATGATCTGTTTTACATTATGTAAGAAAAAGATTTAGAAAGAAGTACCAATATCTTGTTAAGAACGCATCTTTCCATGGTCTTCTGTGGTTCAGTCAAGTAGTGGTAGTGATCATTCGACCATTCTCACGGCCGATAGAAGGTTCTTCTTACGAACTTGTCATGGTAACCAGGTGCTATCAACTACACCATCATCGTGTCTGCCACCGCTTCCGACGCCGCGCCCCTGCAATACTTGGCGCCCTACTCTGGATGCGCCATGGGAGAGTTCTTCCGTGACAACGGCAAGCACGCCCTCATCATCTACGACGACTTGTCCAAGCAGGCTGTTGCCTACCGTCaggtaaataaaactttatgcATTTCACATTAAcatatctgtttttatttaaaagttaatactTATAATGCTGCCAGTTATCTGGTTTCCAAGTTTTGGGTTTAATTTCTTTGAGTAGTAGGATATATGagtgataaaattataattttgatatactAGCCATAACAAcgcattttacattatattgtcATGTAACCTTATCTTATCCATCAGCTGTCTGCAAGTATCCACTTGTAATATCCATCATATAAGTTAACAGTGAAATGTTTTTTCATTGTATAGATGTCACTGCTGCTGCGTCGTCCCCCCGGTCGTGAGGCCTACCCCGGTGATGTGTTCTACCTCCACTCCCGTCTGCTTGAGCGTGCCGCCAAGATGTAAGTacacagcaaaataaatatcactcatgtggtaaaaaaactaaattgagaCTTAGatcgaaaaaaatactttcttaagattgtagtttcaataaaactaaatcatgtggtattaatttaaaagcattaGTATCTTTAAGATTTACAAGTAATGTTATTTCCCCCCAGGTCCGACAAGATGGGTGGTGGCTCCCTGACTGCCCTGCCCGTCATTGAGACCCAGGCTGGTGACGTGTCTGCTTACATTCCCACCAACGTAATCTCCATCACTGACGGACAGATCTTCTTGGAGACTGAGCTCTTCTACAAGGGTATCCGTCCCGCCATCAACGTCGGTCTGTCTGTATCCCGTGTAGGATCCGCTGCCCAAACCAAGGCCATGAAGCAGGTAGGCATAGCCTTCATAGCAGCTTATTTATGATTTGTTGACTTGATATTAAACTTAACAGATAAACTTCATGTCAGGTCAGTTTAAACTGCCAGACACTAGTGGACATTTTTCAGTTAGTTTGGTAGTCGTAAATATTCGCACTAATTAGTCAAGCAGTCTGCTAAGTTTGAGCATTCTTTGAGTTAGCCTTTTGAATATTGATTTCTACTAATTACGTAATACCGTGTGACAGGTGGCTGGTTCCATGAAGCTGGAGTTGGCCCAGTACCGTGAGGTCGCCGCTTTCGCCCAGTTCGGTTCCGACTTGGACGCCGCTACCCAGCAGCTGCTGAACCGTGGTATGCGTCTGACTGAGCTCCTGAAGCAGGGACAGTACGTGCCTATGGCTATTGAGGAGCAGGTAATGTATCATAATTTTCAAACACctaaaaacatgttattttcgTAGCTCCGTAATTCACATCACATTCTGTTTTCCAGGTTGCTATCATCTACTGCGGTGTCCGTGGTCACCTCGACAAACTGGACCCCACCAAGATCACCGGTTTCGAGAAGGAGTTCACCCAGCACATCAAAACCAGCCACCAGAGCCTGTTGGCCACCATCGCCAAGGATGGTCAGATCACCAAGGAGTCTGACGAGTCACTGAAGAAGATTGTCACCGACTTCTTGGCGACCTTCACCCAGGCGGCGAACTAGACGTCTAGTGTTTACGAACTTTGGTCTTGACAGGAAACTGTGATCCGCATTTAGGAGTACCTGAACTCGTAGCACAGTCTCGTGTCAACAACCACTGTATGTTTAGGCCGGCTAATGGAAGCGTTACATAAATCAAGCTGCTTCCACAAGCAGGTTTATAGTAGTTGTCATTCGTATGGACTGTATTGAATGTTGATACAATCATGGAATGTATTTATCTCGAACGTCAGGAGtggttatatattattaaatgtcataaaattagcgttatgttttcatttaattattacgtaaaCCTAACCTCTTGATATCCCTTGTAACATATTATTACGTAACCATCAATAATGTTACTGGCATAACGATGTTATTCAGTCAATTATAGTGTCGGCACTTGGCACTGACTTTGCTTTCCTCTATTCAAATTGATGCATTTCGTACCCTTTTTGAGGTCAAGTAACGATTTCCAGTCGGCAAGGgggaattataattatatacgtATTTCGATCTGGCTCAATTCTTACCCTACATGAACAGCAATGTTGCACACGCATAGTTATTTAACTGATGTGGTTTGAATTGCATGTCGTCTCCTGTCTGGAATTAAAGATTAGCGAAAAACATGCtcaataagttttaattgatcTAAAGAAATCATACAAGCTggaatacatacatacatatataaaaaaaaaccttggtACACCTATAATATTAATGCTGTGTGTACttaatttgtattgtaatttctaa
This region of Trichoplusia ni isolate ovarian cell line Hi5 unplaced genomic scaffold, tn1 tig00001135, whole genome shotgun sequence genomic DNA includes:
- the LOC113507229 gene encoding LOW QUALITY PROTEIN: ATP synthase subunit alpha, mitochondrial-like (The sequence of the model RefSeq protein was modified relative to this genomic sequence to represent the inferred CDS: deleted 1 base in 1 codon) yields the protein MSLISARIAGSVARRLPNAASQVSKVAGVAAPAVAVAARNFHVSPTQKAAEISTILEERILGAAPKADLEETGRVLSIGDGIARVYGLKNIQAEEMVEFSSGLKGMALNLEPDNVGVVVFGNDKLIKEGDIVKRTGAIVDVPVGEQLLGRVVDALGNAIDGKGPIDTKSRMRVGIKAPGIIPRVSVREPMQTGIKAVDSLVPIGRGQRELIIGDRQTGKTALAIDTIINQQRFNKGEDEKKKLYCIYVAIGQKRSTVAQIVKRLTDAGAINYTIIVSATASDAAPLQYLAPYSGCAMGEFFRDNGKHALIIYDDLSKQAVAYRQMSLLLRRPPGREAYPGDVFYLHSRLLERAAKMSDKMGGGSLTALPVIETQAGDVSAYIPTNVISITDGQIFLETELFYKGIRPAINVGLSVSRVGSAAQTKAMKQVAGSMKLELAQYREVAAFAQFGSDLDAATQQLLNRGMRLTELLKQGQYVPMAIEEQVAIIYCGVRGHLDKLDPTKITGFEKEFTQHIKTSHQSLLATIAKDGQITKESDESLKKIVTDFLATFTQAAN